The following are from one region of the Biomphalaria glabrata chromosome 4, xgBioGlab47.1, whole genome shotgun sequence genome:
- the LOC106072508 gene encoding mitochondrial import inner membrane translocase subunit Tim17-A-like — protein sequence MEDYAREPCPWRIMEDCGGAFSMGAIGGSLFHGIKGFRNAPSGNYRRLISSFVTLKERAPVVGGNFAVWGGLFSAIDCSMVYLRKKEDPWNSITSGALTGAILSVRNGTGAIIGSAIIGGVLLAMIEGFGIMFTRFTAEQFNPANRMMEEDLALSGQQFPNPGSIGGQEGSPMFGQQHSYQ from the exons ATGGAGGATTACGCACGTGAACCATG tCCATGGCGCATCATGGAGGACTGTGGGGGGGCCTTCTCTATGGGAGCTATTGGTGGTTCACTGTTTCATGGAATTAAAGGCTTCAGAAATGCTCCAAGT ggTAACTACAGGAGGTTGATCAGCAGTTTTGTCACATTGAAAGAAAGAGCTCCAGTTGTTGGAG GTAACTTTGCTGTGTGGGGTGGATTATTTTCTGCCATTGATTGTTCTATGGTCTacttgagaaaaaaagaagatccTTGGAATTCCATAACTAGTGGTGCGCTAACAGGAGCTATTCTGTCTGTTAGGA aTGGTACAGGCGCCATTATTGGATCTGCTATAATAG GTGGAGTTTTACTTGCAATGATTGAAGGCTTCGGCATCATGTTCACAAGGTTCACCGCAGAGCAGTTTAATCCAg CCAATCGCATGATGGAAGAAGATCTTGCTCTGTCAGGCCAACAGTTTCCCAACCCTGGCTCTATAGGTGGACAAGAAGGTAGCCCTATGTTTGGACAACAGCACTCATATCAATAA